The Desulfonatronum thiosulfatophilum DNA segment CCGCCGTACTCGTCCAGGGCGATGGCCAAATGATTTTTCCGGCTTTGAAACTCCAGAAGCATTTCCATGACGTTTTTCGTTTCAGGGATGAACAAGGGCTCCCGCATCACGCTCTCCAGGTTGCCCCGGGGAGAGGAGTTGGGATGCAGAATGAACTGGAGCAAATCCTTGGCATGAACGATGCCGATGATGTTGTCCTTGTTGTCCTTGTAAACCGGGATTCTGGTATGCCCATGGGCAATGATCATTTCAGCCACGTCCTCGATTTTGTCCTCGATCTCGGCGCAGTCGATGTCCGTGCGCGGAATCATGATTTCATGGACCTGTTTGCGTCCCAGACGCAGGACCTTCAGGACGATGGCGGCCTCCTCCTTGCGGATTTCGCCTTCTTCCTTGGCCGCCAGAATGATGGCTTCGATATTGGACGAATCGCCTTTGCGAAAGATCCGTTTGAACATATTCCAGAATTTTCCTTCAATGCCCTCTTCCAAGCTTCCTCCCGATATTGTGGTCA contains these protein-coding regions:
- a CDS encoding hemolysin family protein — its product is MFKRIFRKGDSSNIEAIILAAKEEGEIRKEEAAIVLKVLRLGRKQVHEIMIPRTDIDCAEIEDKIEDVAEMIIAHGHTRIPVYKDNKDNIIGIVHAKDLLQFILHPNSSPRGNLESVMREPLFIPETKNVMEMLLEFQSRKNHLAIALDEYGGTSGMLTFEDVLEEIVGDIEDEYDAPRPDDIQVQDDGSYLVSGRTELVELREHLVVHLESEQVDTIGGYLSQLAGRVPRKDDAFEIQGYRFQIKDADQKKVRWIEVRLLPENSTSED